A part of Arachis hypogaea cultivar Tifrunner chromosome 12, arahy.Tifrunner.gnm2.J5K5, whole genome shotgun sequence genomic DNA contains:
- the LOC112730099 gene encoding uncharacterized protein — translation MEVVGSAMFSLAQKLKVCRHRLVQWQKTHKANSRKEIEDLQAKLEELRVAGINGEEEVTSLEEKLELAYLKEESYWREKSRVKIRRNRIWKLVGRDNEIALKPEDIAKVDEDYFYDIFTSSCSADPNPYLEDLEPKVTASINRRLQRPVTMDEVKRATFSVHAQSAPGDDGFTAKFFHFFWDIVGGDVFKAVRSFFRSGRILKSFNHTQICLIPKVPDANDMTQSAPNTSQSILELLEIYEGFSGQKANLNKSAIFFSHNTPQNTRLAFAQTLNIEHIGAQDKYLGLPSIVQKSKKATFGAIKDKVQKRIMGWKRSLLSSGGRHTQLRAVGEAIPIYTLSYFKLPDMLLTEIHSMLSQFWWGQKGAEQRIVWIKWDIMTRPKKDGGLGIKDLRAQNLALLGKQCWRLVKYSNSTLSRMLKAKYFRYTYFLYAEIGSVPS, via the exons ATGGAAGTTGTAGGCTCAGCTATGTTCTCCTTGGCCCAAAAGTTGAAAGTTTGTAGACATAGACTAGTTCAATGGCAGAAAACTCACAAAGCAAACTCCCGGAAAGAAATTGAGGACCTTCAAGCTAAACTAGAGGAGTTGCGGGTGGCTGGAATCAATGGGGAGGAGGAGGTTACCAGTTTGGAGGAGAAGTTGGAGCTGgcatatttgaaagaagaaagCTATTGGCGAGAAAAATCTAGAGTCAA GATACGAAGGAACAGAATTTGGAAATTAGTGGGGAGGGACAATGAGATTGCATTGAAACCGGAGGATATTGCAAAGGTAGATGAAGACTATTTTTAcgatatttttacttcttcttgTTCGGCTGATCCGAATCCATACTTAGAGGATTTGGAGCCTAAGGTTACAGCTTCCATAAATCGTAGGCTCCAAAGGCCAGTAACTATGGACGAGGTCAAAAGAGCTACATTTAGTGTTCACGCTCAGAGTGCTCCTGGTGATGACGGGTTTACAGCtaagttttttcactttttctgggaTATAGTTGGAGGTGACGTTTTTAAGGCAGTGAGAAGTTTCTTTCGCAGTGGCAGAATTCTAAAAAGCTTCAACCATactcaaatttgtttgattccaaaggTGCCAGATGCCAATGACATGACTCAG AGCGCACCTAATACAAGCCAAAGTATTCTAGAATTGCTAGAGATCTATGAGGGTTTCAGTGGACAAAAAGCCAATTTGAATAAGTCGGCTATCTTTTTCAGTCACAACACACCTCAGAACACAAGACTAGCATTTGCTCAGACACTAAATATTGAACATATCGGAGCACAAGACAAATACCTGGGACTGccctctatagttcaaaaatcaaagaaagcaaccTTTGGAGCTATCAAGGATAAAGTTCAGAAGAGGATTATGGGTTGGAAAAGAAGTCTATTGTCATCAGGTGGCAGGCACACGCAATTGAGAGCGGTGGGGGAGgcgattcctatttatacactctcttatTTCAAGCTCCCGGACATGCTGTTGACTGAGATTCATAGCATGCTCTCGCAATTTTGGTGGGGTCAAAAAGGCGCAGAACAAAGAATAGTTTGGATTAAATGGGACATAATGACGAGACCGAAGAAAGATGGAGGGCTGGGGATTAAGGACCTAAGGGCGCAAAATTTGGCTTTATTGGGCAAACAATGTTGGCGTCTAGTAaaatactctaattctactctatcaagaatgctcaaagctaaaTATTTCAGATATACATATTTCCTATATGCAGAGATAGGAAGCGTACCGTCGTGA